In Cervus elaphus chromosome 7, mCerEla1.1, whole genome shotgun sequence, the following proteins share a genomic window:
- the LOC122697834 gene encoding placental prolactin-related protein 3-like, which translates to MAPAPSFCGHQWTYNPVRGPCLVLLLVLSNLLLCQGNLCPSCGPDVFGVPLKFLRKTFSRVSSLSHDMRNLTTIMLNEFEEKYPQSKSKYINTINDCHTNSLHAPQEREMAKEMNNEDLTKWILMLQYLWTTPMFDLGTDHRIKKDLSDTIISSVLVNVKKSYRLRRILERRFTQMIRPIRQKLTEDRMYWAGYRFLVSRDEDVRHSALYNLFKCLRSDSRKIDMYSKILACRISDQC; encoded by the exons ATggctccagctcccagcttctGTGGACACCAGTGGACTTACAACCCTGTCCGAG ggCCCTGCCTGGTCCTGCTGCTGGTTCTGTCAAATCTGCTCCTGTGCCAAGGCAATTTATGCCCGTCCTGCGGTCCTGACGTGTTTGGCGTCCCCCTGAAGTTCCTTAGAAAAACGTTTAGCCGTGTCTCCAGCCTGTCCCATGACATGCGTAACCTTACCACAATAATGTTAAATGAGTTT GAAGAAAAGTATCCACAGAGTAAATCGAAGTATATCAATACCATCAATGACTGCCACACCAATTCCCTCCATGCtcctcaagaaagagaaatggcCAAAGAGATGAAT AATGAAGACCTTACTAAGTGGATACTCATGTTACAGTACCTCTGGACTACTCCTATGTTTGATCTAGGCACTGACCATCGGATTAAGAAAGACCTCTCAGATACTATCATATCAAGTGTTTTAGTGAATGTTAAAAAATCATACAGACTTCGAAGAATCTTAGAGAGGCGGTTCACCCAG ATGATTCGACCAATCAGGCAGAAGTTGACCGAGGATCGCATGTACTGGGCAGGATACCGATTCCTGGTGTCCAGGGATGAAGATGTACGTCATTCTGCACTTTATAACCTGTTCAAGTGCCTACGCAGCGATTCACGTAAAATTGACATGTACAGCAAGATCCTGGCGTGCCGAATCAGCGACCAGTGCTAA